A single window of Nitrospiraceae bacterium DNA harbors:
- a CDS encoding PRC-barrel domain containing protein, whose protein sequence is MLKTLLEMRGYRLRAIDKDLGSVDDFYFDDRLWKIRYLVADTGNWLPGRNVLIGQEALERSDWENKVFLVTLTSAEIEDSPGVETDLPFSLQKEKELRMFFNWRDYWDDDVFLQPAGLTPMSVPGGEAIEPSFRKERHSSGTLDGNPYLRSAAEVQGYYIGAMDGEIGHVDDFIVEDISWDIRYLVIDTHNWLPGKKVLMAPRWVNSIDWSNHTVDVSMNRETIERSPEYDPNKPINREYEVRMYDFYGKPHDWE, encoded by the coding sequence ATGTTGAAAACGTTATTGGAAATGCGAGGTTATCGACTGCGAGCGATCGATAAGGATCTTGGAAGTGTCGATGATTTCTATTTTGACGACCGGTTATGGAAAATCCGATATCTCGTGGCAGATACAGGGAATTGGCTCCCGGGTAGAAATGTGCTTATCGGTCAGGAAGCCCTTGAACGGTCCGATTGGGAAAATAAGGTTTTTCTCGTGACCCTGACCTCCGCAGAAATCGAAGACAGCCCGGGAGTAGAAACCGACTTGCCATTTTCGCTTCAAAAAGAAAAGGAATTACGCATGTTTTTCAATTGGAGAGATTATTGGGACGATGATGTTTTTCTCCAGCCTGCCGGCCTCACTCCGATGAGTGTGCCTGGCGGAGAAGCCATCGAACCATCGTTCAGAAAGGAAAGGCATTCCTCCGGGACATTGGATGGAAATCCATATCTGCGGTCTGCCGCTGAGGTTCAGGGATATTACATCGGCGCCATGGATGGAGAGATCGGCCATGTTGACGATTTTATCGTAGAGGATATTTCATGGGACATCCGATACCTGGTAATCGATACCCATAATTGGTTGCCGGGGAAGAAAGTTCTCATGGCCCCCCGGTGGGTGAATTCTATTGATTGGAGCAATCACACGGTTGACGTATCCATGAATCGGGAAACCATTGAAAGGAGTCCTGAGTATGATCCAAACAAGCCCATCAATAGAGAATATGAAGTGCGGATGTATGATTTTTACGGAAAACCTCACGATTGGGAATGA
- a CDS encoding response regulator — MIMVITPDEALRSAIVLHFQEKDYACSTPEHRQDVHALVAKHAPEVIVLDMSIADPNGVTLLKGLRATGFGGKIIVISGPSNRPLMVNMHHHKVDQVMRKTPTDPIGPFIDQLESIIRVMFREEIS, encoded by the coding sequence ATGATTATGGTCATTACCCCTGATGAGGCCCTTCGCAGCGCGATAGTGCTTCACTTTCAAGAAAAGGATTATGCATGTTCTACACCGGAACATCGGCAGGATGTGCATGCACTGGTGGCAAAACATGCCCCGGAAGTCATCGTCCTGGACATGTCCATTGCCGATCCCAATGGGGTAACCCTCTTGAAAGGTCTGCGTGCCACAGGTTTTGGCGGAAAAATTATCGTGATCAGTGGACCCTCCAATCGCCCATTAATGGTTAACATGCATCATCACAAGGTCGATCAAGTCATGAGGAAAACTCCAACCGATCCAATTGGCCCTTTTATCGATCAACTGGAAAGCATTATCCGAGTGATGTTTCGTGAGGAAATATCCTGA
- a CDS encoding DUF2254 domain-containing protein: protein MPAWVVNWLTKLRSSLWLIPTCMTIAAIFLSLAVPYLDEFFSPEKFDALWWLSNMGPEGAMTLLSTIAGSMITIAGVVFSITIVALTLASAQFGPRLLGNFLRDRGNQIVLGTFVATFLYCLLVLRTIHMDPNGYTPYWGTLMGLILAVCSLGVLIYFMHHIAISIQAPNLIAAVYGELEEDLTRLFPERLGMPEGNEANKNIIPHLMARIEKEGMVIKAEVGGYLQAIENDGLMKIAREQNLVIFLHYRPGHFITKGASLAKVVALGPMTDVVSQHINMQMICGTNRTQEQDIEFSVLQLVEVAVRALSPGINDPFTCINCIDHLSAILCQLCQRKIPSPFRYDRDGVLRVIAPAVTFEGVVNAAFHQIRQHGKGNVAVVISLLDGLGRMAEDVVRHEDREAILRHVEMVQRASRESIQQKIDLEVVEDRCRQVMALLHKRVTRSFLLMDKMLNLLR, encoded by the coding sequence ATGCCGGCTTGGGTTGTAAATTGGCTGACTAAACTTCGATCGAGTCTTTGGCTCATACCCACGTGTATGACCATTGCCGCCATTTTTCTCTCGTTGGCCGTTCCGTATTTGGACGAGTTTTTTTCTCCCGAGAAATTTGACGCTCTTTGGTGGCTCAGCAATATGGGGCCGGAAGGAGCGATGACTCTGCTTTCGACCATTGCCGGTTCCATGATTACCATTGCCGGTGTGGTGTTTTCCATCACTATTGTGGCTCTCACTCTGGCTTCGGCCCAATTCGGTCCCCGGTTGCTTGGAAACTTTTTGAGGGACCGAGGTAATCAAATTGTGTTGGGAACGTTTGTGGCGACGTTTCTGTATTGCCTGCTTGTCTTACGAACCATCCATATGGATCCCAATGGGTATACCCCATATTGGGGAACCTTGATGGGCCTCATTTTGGCTGTGTGTAGCCTAGGGGTATTGATTTATTTCATGCATCATATTGCTATTTCCATTCAGGCGCCGAATTTGATCGCTGCGGTCTATGGGGAATTGGAAGAGGACCTGACAAGGCTTTTCCCAGAGCGTTTAGGAATGCCGGAGGGGAATGAGGCGAACAAAAACATTATTCCGCATCTCATGGCCAGAATTGAAAAAGAGGGGATGGTAATAAAGGCCGAAGTTGGGGGTTACCTGCAGGCAATTGAAAATGATGGCCTTATGAAGATCGCCCGTGAACAGAATTTAGTGATATTTCTTCATTATCGACCGGGGCATTTTATCACAAAGGGAGCATCGTTAGCCAAAGTAGTGGCACTTGGGCCAATGACAGATGTCGTGTCTCAACATATCAATATGCAAATGATCTGTGGAACTAACCGCACCCAGGAACAGGATATTGAGTTTTCCGTGCTTCAGCTCGTGGAAGTGGCCGTGAGGGCACTTTCGCCTGGAATAAATGACCCCTTTACGTGCATAAACTGTATTGATCATCTTAGCGCAATTTTATGCCAGCTTTGCCAACGAAAAATTCCTTCCCCTTTCCGGTACGACCGGGATGGGGTCCTTCGGGTCATTGCTCCGGCTGTGACGTTTGAAGGGGTGGTGAATGCGGCGTTTCATCAAATCCGACAACACGGAAAAGGTAATGTGGCAGTGGTCATCTCTCTGTTGGACGGCCTGGGACGTATGGCAGAAGATGTGGTCCGACATGAGGATCGTGAGGCAATCCTTCGTCATGTCGAAATGGTCCAAAGAGCGAGCCGGGAATCCATCCAGCAAAAAATAGATTTAGAGGTCGTGGAGGATCGATGCCGCCAGGTCATGGCTTTGTTACATAAGAGAGTCACCCGGAGTTTTCTTTTGATGGACAAAATGTTGAATCTCCTTCGCTAA
- a CDS encoding Ku protein, whose protein sequence is MTRPIWKGHITFGLVTIPVVVHSAEKQFDLHFRLLDSRNHARVRYERVNEETGEEVPWQDIVKGFEYEEGRYVLLNDADFEKVAIEVNKSVEIENFVNGKDIGYEYFDKPYYLVPDKKGEKVYVLLREVLRRSGKIGIAKVVIRTRQYLAALIPQGQVLLLELLRFYQEIRNVKELDVPGASMKSYKISEKELTLAQQLVESMSTKWEPQCYQDDYRDALLQWIEKKSKNAQSRTSVPPVAKEEKSGSGQVVDIMSLLKKSVQKAKSSGPAKKRKSAPTRKSRKAS, encoded by the coding sequence ATGACCAGGCCAATTTGGAAAGGGCACATTACCTTTGGTCTGGTCACCATTCCCGTTGTCGTTCATTCAGCTGAAAAACAATTTGACCTGCATTTCCGGTTATTGGATAGCCGGAATCATGCCAGAGTGCGATATGAACGTGTGAACGAGGAGACGGGTGAAGAGGTGCCATGGCAGGACATTGTGAAAGGGTTTGAATACGAAGAGGGTCGGTATGTTCTGTTAAATGATGCCGATTTTGAAAAAGTTGCCATTGAAGTGAATAAATCAGTTGAAATCGAAAATTTTGTCAATGGAAAAGATATCGGCTACGAGTACTTTGATAAACCCTATTATCTTGTTCCCGACAAAAAGGGTGAAAAAGTATATGTGCTGTTGCGGGAAGTGCTTCGTCGGAGTGGCAAAATCGGGATTGCCAAAGTCGTTATCCGAACACGCCAGTATTTAGCCGCGCTTATTCCTCAAGGACAGGTTCTGTTGCTGGAGCTTCTACGATTTTATCAAGAAATCCGCAATGTGAAAGAATTGGATGTGCCGGGGGCGAGTATGAAATCCTATAAAATTTCAGAAAAAGAATTGACTTTGGCCCAACAGTTGGTGGAATCCATGAGCACCAAGTGGGAACCCCAGTGTTATCAAGATGATTACCGTGATGCCTTGTTGCAATGGATCGAAAAGAAATCGAAAAATGCCCAGTCACGAACATCCGTCCCCCCTGTCGCCAAAGAAGAGAAATCAGGTTCAGGACAAGTCGTTGATATCATGTCCTTATTAAAGAAAAGCGTTCAAAAGGCCAAATCCTCCGGCCCTGCCAAAAAACGTAAATCCGCCCCCACTCGAAAATCCCGTAAGGCCAGTTAA
- the ligD gene encoding DNA ligase D, translating to MGLKEYQGKRQFEKSPEPRGTIFRKKGFSFVVHKHAASRLHYDFRLELDGVLKSWAVPKGPSLHPSLKRLAVHVEDHPVKYGSFEGSIPKEEYGGGTIMIWDRGQWVPQGNPQQSYDRGRLKFLLKGQKLKGGWSLIRMRGAKAKEEKNWLLIKEKDSVALKGKHSDIIDIAPVSVATGRSLEEIAEVNQKRSRQKPGCQPKSKNSSTKSGSSRMAPRGNVISGASRVPDPSDLPSAVSSSQPASFHPQLATLVKIAPQGEDWLHEIKFDGYRIVSIVNNGRIHLLTRNGKDWTKKFPDITEALKALPIQQGILDGEVVVLRSNGTSDFQALQNVLKGEASDPLVYFVFDLPYCEGYNLCRTPLLQRKELLWELIKSMPEGTALHVRYSDHIQGHGKRVFEQACRRALEGIVSKYAMSPYRQARSKQWVKVKCHHRQEFIIGGYTIPSGSRTFFGALLLGYFDKRGHLQYAGRVGTGFTHQRLKRVHALLAKRPQSHPPFARLPSEKDIREVHWVHPDLVAEVEFFEWTRDGMLRHPSFVGLREDKPAEEIIKETPHLMNKSFSEPLDSSSRRSNSSPDISTENPELALTHPKKILYPQQGITKRNLAEFYQQIAKWVLPHVAGRPLTLVRCPRGSEQKCFYQKHASGSLPDSVHRILIREKETNAENTFLVIDDVKGLIALVQMGVLEIHPWGCRKDRTDRPDRLVLDLDPGPGVKWEQVVEGAFMLKNRLSGDGIESFVKTSGGKGLHVVAPLTRRITWDQLKHYSHRLAMEIAQAHPSGFVATMSKAKRKEKIYIDYLRNSFGATSIATYGTRALPGAPVSTPVSWDELSFISGSQFFTLTTLPHRLQTLRADPWKGFFDLRQTLSRSLL from the coding sequence ATGGGATTAAAGGAATATCAGGGTAAACGGCAGTTTGAGAAATCCCCGGAACCTCGTGGGACGATCTTCCGGAAAAAGGGGTTTTCGTTTGTTGTCCATAAGCATGCGGCAAGCCGGTTGCATTATGATTTCAGGCTCGAACTGGACGGTGTATTAAAAAGCTGGGCGGTTCCGAAAGGTCCCAGTTTACATCCTTCCCTCAAGCGTCTGGCCGTTCATGTTGAGGATCACCCTGTCAAATATGGATCCTTTGAAGGATCCATTCCCAAAGAAGAATATGGCGGAGGGACCATCATGATATGGGATCGGGGACAATGGGTCCCCCAAGGAAATCCCCAACAATCCTACGACCGGGGACGATTGAAATTTCTTCTAAAAGGCCAAAAGCTGAAAGGGGGATGGAGCCTGATTCGGATGAGAGGGGCAAAAGCCAAAGAAGAAAAAAACTGGTTGCTGATCAAAGAAAAGGATTCGGTAGCCCTCAAAGGGAAACATTCCGATATTATTGACATAGCCCCCGTGAGTGTTGCCACCGGACGATCACTGGAAGAGATTGCCGAGGTGAATCAGAAAAGAAGCAGGCAGAAACCAGGTTGCCAACCAAAGTCGAAAAACAGTTCCACAAAAAGCGGTTCCTCCCGTATGGCTCCACGGGGGAATGTGATTTCCGGAGCTTCCCGCGTCCCTGATCCGTCAGACCTTCCTTCCGCCGTGTCCTCTTCCCAACCCGCATCCTTTCATCCCCAGTTGGCGACATTGGTCAAAATTGCTCCACAAGGAGAGGATTGGCTGCACGAGATCAAGTTCGATGGGTATCGTATTGTCAGCATTGTGAACAACGGAAGAATTCACCTGTTGACCAGAAACGGAAAGGATTGGACAAAAAAATTTCCCGACATTACTGAAGCGCTGAAGGCATTGCCAATTCAACAGGGCATCCTTGACGGGGAGGTTGTCGTACTTCGATCGAACGGCACCTCCGATTTTCAGGCCTTGCAAAATGTCTTGAAGGGTGAAGCCTCCGACCCTCTGGTCTACTTTGTCTTCGATCTGCCCTACTGCGAAGGGTATAACCTGTGTCGGACCCCGCTCCTCCAGCGAAAAGAATTGCTATGGGAATTAATCAAATCTATGCCGGAGGGGACGGCCTTGCACGTCCGATACAGCGATCATATTCAGGGTCATGGAAAACGTGTATTCGAACAGGCCTGCCGACGGGCTTTGGAAGGAATTGTCAGCAAATATGCCATGAGTCCCTATCGCCAAGCTCGTTCAAAGCAATGGGTCAAAGTCAAATGCCACCATCGGCAGGAATTTATCATCGGCGGGTATACCATCCCTTCGGGATCCAGAACATTTTTCGGAGCACTGCTATTGGGCTACTTTGATAAGCGGGGACATTTACAATATGCGGGACGGGTGGGCACCGGCTTTACCCACCAACGGCTTAAACGTGTTCATGCGCTTCTGGCCAAGCGGCCGCAGTCTCATCCTCCATTTGCCCGGTTGCCTTCCGAAAAGGACATTCGGGAGGTGCATTGGGTACACCCTGACCTTGTCGCCGAGGTAGAGTTTTTTGAATGGACACGTGACGGGATGCTGCGCCATCCTTCGTTTGTTGGTCTCCGTGAGGATAAACCGGCAGAAGAAATCATCAAAGAAACTCCACACCTTATGAACAAGAGTTTTTCCGAACCACTCGATTCTTCCAGCCGGCGTTCCAATTCCTCGCCGGATATCTCTACGGAAAACCCGGAACTTGCGCTTACACATCCTAAAAAGATCCTCTATCCTCAACAGGGCATCACGAAACGTAATCTGGCGGAATTTTATCAACAGATTGCCAAGTGGGTGCTGCCTCATGTGGCCGGCCGTCCACTAACGCTGGTGCGGTGTCCTCGGGGATCTGAACAAAAATGTTTCTACCAAAAACATGCCTCGGGATCTCTTCCGGATTCCGTACACCGCATTCTGATCCGGGAAAAAGAAACGAACGCAGAAAATACATTTTTGGTGATTGATGACGTGAAGGGGCTGATCGCATTGGTGCAAATGGGCGTATTGGAAATTCATCCCTGGGGATGCCGGAAGGATCGGACGGATCGACCCGATCGTCTCGTCCTCGATCTGGACCCCGGTCCCGGCGTGAAGTGGGAACAGGTGGTTGAAGGCGCCTTTATGTTAAAAAATCGTCTCTCAGGAGATGGGATAGAAAGTTTTGTGAAAACCTCAGGAGGAAAAGGATTGCATGTCGTGGCCCCCTTGACACGCCGTATCACATGGGACCAGTTAAAACATTACTCTCACAGACTGGCGATGGAAATTGCCCAGGCGCACCCCTCGGGATTTGTGGCGACGATGAGTAAGGCCAAACGAAAAGAGAAAATATACATTGATTATCTGCGTAACAGCTTCGGGGCGACTTCTATTGCCACCTATGGCACCCGAGCTCTCCCGGGAGCGCCTGTTTCCACTCCCGTGAGTTGGGATGAACTCTCTTTCATCTCCGGCTCACAGTTCTTTACTCTTACCACTCTTCCTCATCGACTTCAGACTCTTAGGGCAGATCCATGGAAAGGATTTTTTGATCTTCGGCAGACGCTATCCCGATCTCTTCTCTGA
- a CDS encoding YihY/virulence factor BrkB family protein: MSRATAEKKFGTRGRNATQPGQIPNTGWWDILLRVKDQISQDNVSIVAAGVAFYAVLALFPALAAMVSLYGLFTEVSDVQQQITSLSSFLPQDAQTLIEEQLTSISTSGESALSFGAIGGLLFAIWSASKGMSAMITSLNIAYNEEEERSFIKVTALALGLTMGSLIFVILTLFLITLLPAVLGMLGFDQRIQTFFSLSRWPLLAVIVMGGLAILYRYAPCRNYPRWQWVSWGAGIATLMWIIGSSAFAIYANDYSSYNQTYGSLGAAVILLMWFWLTAFIVMIGAEINSEMERQTRVDTTEGEPEPMGQREAYSADTLGQQH, translated from the coding sequence ATGTCCCGTGCCACAGCTGAAAAGAAATTCGGCACAAGAGGCCGGAATGCGACTCAGCCCGGTCAAATCCCCAATACGGGGTGGTGGGACATCCTCCTACGCGTAAAGGATCAGATTTCACAGGATAACGTTTCGATTGTCGCCGCGGGAGTAGCGTTTTATGCCGTCCTCGCGCTCTTTCCGGCTCTGGCGGCCATGGTCTCGCTGTATGGATTGTTTACCGAAGTCTCTGATGTTCAGCAACAGATTACTTCTCTCAGTTCCTTTCTCCCGCAAGACGCCCAAACCTTGATCGAAGAGCAGCTGACAAGCATTTCGACCAGCGGTGAATCGGCGTTAAGTTTTGGAGCGATCGGGGGATTACTCTTTGCTATTTGGAGCGCCTCCAAAGGCATGTCTGCAATGATCACGTCCTTGAACATTGCCTACAATGAAGAAGAAGAACGGAGTTTCATCAAAGTTACCGCGCTGGCGTTAGGGCTGACGATGGGAAGTCTTATTTTTGTCATCCTGACTCTCTTTCTCATTACCCTGCTGCCGGCGGTTTTGGGAATGCTGGGATTCGACCAGAGAATACAAACGTTCTTTTCTCTCAGTCGTTGGCCGCTCTTGGCCGTGATCGTCATGGGAGGATTGGCCATCCTGTACCGGTATGCGCCCTGCCGGAATTACCCGAGATGGCAATGGGTGTCTTGGGGTGCCGGAATCGCCACGCTGATGTGGATAATTGGGTCGTCGGCTTTTGCCATTTATGCAAATGATTACAGTAGTTACAACCAGACGTACGGGTCACTCGGCGCGGCCGTCATTCTGCTGATGTGGTTCTGGCTGACCGCATTCATCGTCATGATCGGGGCCGAAATTAACTCGGAAATGGAACGACAGACGCGGGTAGACACGACGGAGGGTGAACCCGAACCGATGGGCCAACGCGAAGCCTATTCGGCCGATACCCTTGGACAGCAACACTGA
- a CDS encoding plasmid stabilization protein, with product MPRGDKSKYTGKQIRQAEKIEEGYKERGISEDEAERRAWATVNKMTGGGKKPGGSGREKGMNTAPAKKGGKIGGKASASRSESAKSASAKKAAETRARKKK from the coding sequence ATGCCGAGAGGAGACAAATCCAAATACACCGGAAAGCAAATACGTCAGGCGGAAAAAATTGAAGAAGGATATAAAGAACGAGGCATATCGGAGGACGAAGCGGAACGACGTGCATGGGCTACGGTGAACAAAATGACCGGTGGAGGAAAGAAACCAGGGGGATCCGGTCGAGAAAAAGGGATGAATACCGCTCCGGCCAAAAAAGGCGGGAAAATAGGCGGCAAAGCTTCTGCCTCACGGTCGGAATCCGCCAAATCCGCCTCTGCCAAGAAGGCCGCCGAGACTCGTGCTCGAAAGAAGAAATGA
- a CDS encoding DUF1328 domain-containing protein, whose protein sequence is MLSWAITFLVIALIAGVVGLTGVAGTATNIAWVLFVVFLIIFALSFITGKRPPA, encoded by the coding sequence ATGTTAAGTTGGGCCATTACATTTCTAGTTATTGCTCTCATTGCAGGAGTGGTCGGCTTAACGGGTGTGGCAGGTACAGCGACCAACATTGCCTGGGTGTTATTTGTCGTATTTTTGATAATTTTTGCCTTGAGTTTTATTACCGGAAAAAGACCTCCGGCCTAA
- a CDS encoding DUF3618 domain-containing protein, protein MDDQRAQLNTLETKKIEDPARLREQIRETRAELDETVHTLQQRLSPDTLKEQVKNAAMDKVETAKENARTKVNQWQSILVERVLNNPLPTALIGMGLLWMMKQAANSSSARSRFGRDRYSDDYSLDPYEEWPEYAPEIKAGRIPRKPSRRGRSLDAMKIRAQASGQQAKEQLFEWTDQAKESLEDWKGKASHRPDEIRERTREQGERIKDGVYGYIQESPLAIGAMAFALGIAIGLSLPRSEKEDQWMGDTRDRLLKEAKATAKEIMPMAKEAASEAQRAAGEAIKEQVGLR, encoded by the coding sequence GTGGACGACCAACGCGCTCAATTAAATACGTTAGAAACGAAAAAGATTGAAGATCCTGCCCGGCTTCGCGAACAAATCCGAGAAACCAGAGCGGAACTGGATGAAACAGTTCATACACTTCAACAACGTCTGTCTCCGGATACCCTCAAAGAACAGGTCAAAAACGCAGCAATGGATAAAGTCGAAACAGCAAAGGAAAATGCCCGGACGAAGGTGAACCAATGGCAATCCATCCTGGTAGAAAGGGTCCTGAACAATCCCTTACCTACCGCCCTCATTGGCATGGGTCTCCTATGGATGATGAAACAAGCAGCCAATTCCTCATCAGCCAGAAGCAGATTTGGTAGGGACCGATATAGCGATGACTATTCCCTTGATCCCTATGAAGAGTGGCCGGAATATGCTCCCGAAATTAAAGCCGGACGCATTCCCAGAAAACCATCCCGCCGGGGAAGATCCCTGGACGCTATGAAAATTAGAGCACAGGCCTCGGGGCAACAGGCAAAAGAACAGCTATTCGAATGGACAGACCAGGCAAAAGAATCATTGGAAGACTGGAAAGGAAAGGCGTCACACCGGCCTGATGAAATTCGGGAACGCACACGCGAGCAGGGCGAACGCATAAAGGATGGAGTGTACGGGTATATACAGGAGAGCCCTCTGGCGATCGGGGCCATGGCATTTGCCCTTGGAATTGCTATCGGCCTTTCCCTGCCCCGGTCTGAAAAGGAAGATCAATGGATGGGTGATACACGCGACCGGTTGCTGAAGGAAGCCAAGGCAACCGCCAAGGAGATCATGCCCATGGCCAAAGAAGCCGCTAGTGAGGCGCAGCGGGCAGCTGGCGAAGCGATAAAAGAACAGGTCGGCCTGAGATAG
- a CDS encoding phage holin family protein, with product MSLYQEERPLSDLFRDLINETKILIQQEIQLLKLEMSQKATQAGKDVAFLAVGGALVYAGLLVLVAAATLGLALVIPGWASALIVGLVVVGIGYGLIQKGISDLKNINPAPQKTIDSVKETKQWTTNALN from the coding sequence ATGAGTTTATACCAGGAAGAACGACCACTCAGTGATCTCTTCCGTGACCTGATAAATGAAACAAAAATCCTCATTCAACAGGAAATCCAGCTTTTGAAGCTTGAAATGTCGCAAAAAGCCACACAGGCAGGCAAGGATGTGGCCTTTTTAGCGGTAGGAGGGGCGCTGGTCTATGCCGGATTGCTGGTTCTTGTGGCAGCGGCCACGCTTGGTCTGGCGTTGGTCATACCCGGATGGGCCTCAGCCCTAATCGTCGGTCTTGTGGTCGTGGGGATCGGTTACGGTTTAATTCAGAAAGGCATCAGCGACTTGAAGAACATCAATCCCGCCCCGCAAAAAACCATAGACAGTGTAAAGGAGACTAAACAGTGGACGACCAACGCGCTCAATTAA